One Candidatus Kaelpia imicola DNA window includes the following coding sequences:
- a CDS encoding GTP-binding protein — translation MAKEKFERTKPHVNIGTIGHVDHGKTTLTSAITSIL, via the coding sequence ATGGCTAAAGAGAAGTTTGAACGGACAAAGCCGCATGTAAATATTGGAACAATAGGACACGTTGATCACGGTAAGACAACGTTAACATCAGCTATAACATCTATTCT